The proteins below come from a single Corylus avellana chromosome ca3, CavTom2PMs-1.0 genomic window:
- the LOC132173662 gene encoding (+)-neomenthol dehydrogenase-like has protein sequence MEFQHIPNENTRKELGDVDGLTEEKVDKVVEGFLEDVKENLIQVNGWPTNFSAYFVSKAAVNAFTRVLAMKYPNIAINSVGPGYVKTDINHNTGVLTVEEGAKSPVMLALMPEGGPSGLFFDKTKVSTF, from the coding sequence ATGGAATTTCAGCATATCCCAAATGAGAATACAAGGAAGGAGCTAGGAGATGTAGATGGCCTCACAGAAGAGAAAGTGGACAAGGTGGTGGAAGGGTTCCTAGAAGACGTCAAGGAGAATTTGATACAAGTCAACGGCTGGCCGACAAATTTTTCTGCTTATTTTGTCTCCAAGGCAGCTGTGAATGCTTTTACAAGGGTTCTTGCTATGAAGTATCCCAACATTGCCATTAACTCAGTTGGTCCTGGCTATGTCAAGACAGATATTAATCACAACACTGGGGTCTTAACTGTTGAAGAAGGAGCTAAAAGTCCTGTCATGCTGGCTTTGATGCCTGAAGGTGGACCTTCTGGTCTATTCTTTGATAAGACTAAAGTGTCAACCTTTTAA
- the LOC132174355 gene encoding salutaridine reductase-like, producing the protein PTKLNIIGSVVNLRIAVVTGANKGIGFEICKQLASNGVKVILTARDVRRGNEAVEKLKVAGYSDVIFHPLDVGDKASISSFANCIKTQFGKLDILINNAGIAGSIINAEDQEGLKQGYDEVAGGNRGSLEKVFKQTFETATDCIRTNYYGMKLVSKELIPLLQLSNSARIINVSSSLGQLKVQHYYIVRECVLKKLRFVFKSWVKWCIFLNALFSN; encoded by the exons CCCACAAAATTAAACATCATCGGTTCCGTGGTAAACTTGAG GATTGCAGTTGTTACGGGGGCCAACAAAGGGATAGGATTTGAAATATGTAAGCAGCTAGCTTCAAATGGGGTGAAGGTGATATTAACTGCTAGAGATGTGAGGAGGGGAAATGAAGCTGTTGAAAAACTCAAGGTTGCTGGATACTCCGATGTGATTTTTCATCCACTTGATGTGGGGGACAAGGCTAGCATTTCTTCTTTTGCAAATTGCATCAAAACTCAATTTGGGAAGCTTGACATATTG ATAAACAATGCAGGGATTGCTGGATCCATAATCAACGCAGAAGATCAAGAGGGCTTAAAACAAGGGTATGATGAA GTTGCAGGTGGAAATCGCGGATCCTTGGAGAAAGTTTTCAAGCAAACATTCGAAACTGCCACGGATTGTAtaagaacaaattattatgGGATGAAGCTAGTGAGCAAAGAACTAATTCCACTTCTTCAATTATCCAATTCTGCAAGAATAATAAATGTCTCCTCCTCCTTGGGACAGTTAAAGGTACAACATTATTATATTGTTAGAgagtgcgttttaaaaaaattgcggTTCGTTTTCAAATCGTGGGTAAAATGGTGCATTTTTTTGAAtgcattattttcaaattga
- the LOC132173758 gene encoding salutaridine reductase-like gives MTKRVAVVTGANKGIGFEICKQLASNGIRVILTARDAKRGNEAVEKLKAAGYSHVIFHQLDVGDKATISSLANFIQTQFGKLDILINNAGIGGSIITAEDQKSLKLEFDKVIGANPGSLETVFKQTYKTALDCLRTNYYGMKQVSKELIPLLELSNSARIINVSSSFGQLKRVSNENARKELEDVDGLTEEKVDNVVERFLEDAKENLIEIKGWPANYSAYIVSKAALNAYTRVLANKYPNIVINAVCPGFVKTDLNHNTGVLTVEEGAKGPVMLALMPEGGPSGLFFAKTEVSTF, from the exons ATGACGAAGAG GGTTGCTGTTGTTACGGGGGCCAACAAAGGGATAGGATTTGAAATATGTAAGCAGTTGGCTTCAAATGGGATCAGGGTGATATTAACTGCTAGAGATGCGAAGAGGGGCAATGAAGCTGTTGAAAAACTCAAGGCTGCTGGATACTCCCATGTGATTTTTCATCAACTTGACGTGGGGGACAAGGCTACCATTTCTTCTCTTGCAAATTTCATCCAAACCCAATTTGGGAAGCTTGACATACTG ATAAATAATGCAGGGATTGGCGGATCCATAATCACAGCAGAGGATCAAAAGAGCTTAAAACTAGAGTTTGATAAA GTTATAGGTGCAAATCCCGGATCCTTGGAGACAGTTTTTAAGCAAACTTACAAAACTGCCTTGGATTGTCtaagaacaaattattatgGGATGAAGCAAGTGAGCAAAGAACTAATCCCACTTCTTGAATTATCCAATTCTGCAAGAATAATAAATGTCTCCTCCTCCTTCGGACAGCTAAAG CGTGTCTCAAATGAGAATGCAAGAAAGGAGCTAGAAGATGTAGATGGACTCACAGAAGAGAAAGTGGACAATGTGGTGGAAAGGTTCTTAGAAGACGCCAAGGAGAATTTGATAGAAATCAAAGGCTGGCCTGCAAATTATTCTGCTTATATTGTCTCCAAGGCAGCTCTGAATGCTTACACAAGGGTTTTGGCTAACAAGTACCCCAACATTGTCATTAACGCAGTTTGTCCCGGCTTTGTCAAGACGGATTTGAATCACAACACCGGCGTCTTGACTGTTGAAGAAGGAGCTAAAGGTCCTGTCATGCTGGCTTTGATGCCTGAAGGTGGACCTTCCGGCCTATTCTTTGCTAAGACGGAAGTGTCAACCTTTTAA